The genomic segment TTGTCGTGGGCGGTGAGGAAACCGAGGTCCGGCTGCTGGCCCGCAACCTCGACCGTTCCCGCTACCAGCTGGATATCGTTGCGTGCTTTCATAAGGAAGGCATGCCGCACCAGACGCATGACCAGTTGCGGGAACTGGGTGTGGATGTCGACACGACACCCTACAGCCTGTCTTTCGAGGACACTGTCGCGTATCTGGCCAATAAAATCCCGGCTTATGACGTCGTTGTCTCCTGCCAGAATGTTGCTGACATTTATCCTGCGTTGGAGCGCATGCATTGGCGCCCGCCGCTGATAGAGCACGGCGGGCTGGTTTCGGAAGCCCTGGCAGGCCCCAAACACCACACCAGTCGCTATGTCGGTGTCTGCCGCTCCATCTGCGATGCCGCTGCATCCGTCATGCCGGGACGCGAAGACCACGTCACCGAGATACCCTCCATGGTCGACCTCGGCGAATTCGACAGCAGCAAGCGCGTAGCCATGCGCGCGTCCTTGACAGTGGACGACGATACTTTGCTGGTCGGCTGGGTCGGCAGGCTCGACCCCAAGAAAAACGTCGAGGACTTCCTAGAGGCAGCGGCGCTGGTCCACGCACAAAATCCGCAGGTCCGTTTCGTCGTTATTGGTGGTCCAGACGCCTTCATGCCCGAATATGCGATCCATTTGAAAGACCTGGCTAAGGCAAGGAACCTTGATGGCATCCTGACGTTTCTGGGCGACCGCAAGGACATCCCTGCCCTCCTGTCGGCACTCGACATCTTCGTCTGGCTGTCCAAGGGCGAAGGCATGCCGCATGTCATTGCCGAAGCCGGTGCGGCTGGTCTGCCGGTCATCGCCACGCCAGACAATGGCGCAGCACAGCAGATCGAAGACGGCGTGTCCGGCATCTTCGTGCCCTATAACGACCCCACAGCGGTCGCAGCCGCGATACAGCGGCTGGCCGCATCCGCCGATCTACGCCGCAAACTTGGGCAAGCGCTTCAGAACAAGGTCGAAACCACCTACAGCGCGCAAGCTGTCGTGCCGCAATGGAAACGCCTCATAGCACAGGTGCTGAACGAGCGACCGGCAGCTCGCCCGACCGGCATTTTCCAATCCTTCCTGCAAGGTGGCTTTGAATGCT from the Agrobacterium vaccinii genome contains:
- a CDS encoding glycosyltransferase family 4 protein produces the protein MIPQQPPVRILFVFAWLVVGGEETEVRLLARNLDRSRYQLDIVACFHKEGMPHQTHDQLRELGVDVDTTPYSLSFEDTVAYLANKIPAYDVVVSCQNVADIYPALERMHWRPPLIEHGGLVSEALAGPKHHTSRYVGVCRSICDAAASVMPGREDHVTEIPSMVDLGEFDSSKRVAMRASLTVDDDTLLVGWVGRLDPKKNVEDFLEAAALVHAQNPQVRFVVIGGPDAFMPEYAIHLKDLAKARNLDGILTFLGDRKDIPALLSALDIFVWLSKGEGMPHVIAEAGAAGLPVIATPDNGAAQQIEDGVSGIFVPYNDPTAVAAAIQRLAASADLRRKLGQALQNKVETTYSAQAVVPQWKRLIAQVLNERPAARPTGIFQSFLQGGFECSTHRLRPRDGETEGKRLDVIASTHHDRHAAVDYQQLASHSIRTVRDGLRWHLIEKAPGYYDWASFLPMLEAANDTRTQIIWDLLHYGWPDDIDIWSPHFVTRFAKFAAAAAQLVKDHSDAVPFYSPVNEISFFSWGGGDAAYLNPFANGRGFELKVQLARAAIAAMDAILVVEPRARFVHCDPVINVITDPSRPWERGVAEGHRQSQFQGWDLLSGRMWPQIGGHEKYLDIVGVNYYHNNQWIHGGPPIDMDHPLYKPFRTILTETYARYGKPIFIAETGIEGDRRASWMSYIQQEVTAAMKCGVPVEGICLYPIVNHPGWDDDRACENGLLAAQFTDGKRDVYEPLAKALKFSAGK